The DNA region tcatacacttgtgacaccaggttttgggatgtTCTAAAATTTGTTTGTGGTTTTGCTTAACATTTACacacttttattttatattttatttaaattgtatgtatCCATGACATTTAATGCATTAATTTCTTTATCtaataaaattcatgatttcaaaaataataaaataaataattaagttgataattcattgttggcttgtctaacggcgacgttgggtgCCATAACGACCAATTGTGGGAATTGGGTCGTGTTCACACTTGTTAACTTGTCCGGGGtgtcctcgatggctttgattttaacAGGATTTACCTTGATCCCTCTTTGCGAGACCAGAATGCCCAAGAATTTACCGGAACCAACCCCGAAGGCACACTTctccgggttgagtttcatgttgtatttcctcagaatGTCGAAAGTTTCTTGGAGATGCTTCGGATGATCTCCCGCATTTAAatacttaactagcatgtcatcaatatacaCTTCCATCATTTTACCTATCTTCTTTTGGAATATCTTGTTAACGAGCCTGTAATAAGTGGCTCCGATGTTTttaagcccaaaaggcatcacattgAATCAATAAGTGCCAAAGTTTATGATGAAATAAGttttttcttggtcttccgggttcatcctaatctgattatatcctgaataagcatcaagaaaactcatcaactcgtgctCGGCCatagcatcaatcatttgatcaatgtttggcagtgggaaatagtctttggggcacgccttattcaaatcattatagtctacacacatcctAAATTTGTTATTCTTTTTAAGTACTACTTCTAAGTTAGCTAGCTAATCCAGATACTTTACCTCTCCGATTGAACCGATATTGAGTagtcgagttacctcttctttaccAAACCTGTTTCTGACCTCTGCTATTGGGCGTTTCTTTTGCCCTTCCGGTGGGAAGTTTAGATCCAGGCTTAGTGTATGGACCGCTACCTCCAGTGGTATACTTGTCATATCCGAGTGCGAACACGCAAAGCAGTCAACGTTAGCTTTAAGGAAATTTATAAGTTCTAACCCGAGCTCGGAACTTAATCTCGTCCCCAAATGAAATTTTGTTTCCAAAAAATCCTCAAACAAAGCCACTTGTTCGAGCCCTTCTGCAGTTGATTTGGTCGCATCCTTTTCTTCCGGTACCTGAAAAGACCTCGGTACCTGATATAATGGGAGAAGGCATCGGTTCCTGTAATTGTTATTTATTTGATTCTCTGTCCTTGCTGTTCGAAATGGTTACAACATTCATTTCCCTTGATGGCGGTTGGTCTCCTCTTATCCGTTTGATCCCTTCTGGTGTTGGAAATTTCAACAATTGGTGATAGGTCGAGGGCACAACCTTCATCTcgtgtatccacggccttccgaggATCACATTATAGCCCATATCGCTATCTACCACTTTGAACAAAATAGTCTTCGTTACTCCTTCCACGTGCGTGGGCAGAAaaatctctcctcgggttgtcacacttcTCAGATTGAAGCCAGCTAGAAGCTTTGTCGCCGGAAGGATGTTCCCGATTAACTTCATTTGCTCTAGAACTCTCCATTGTGTGATGTTGgctgaacttcctggatcaaccaaaacacgcttaattttaaaatctaaaacattgaGAGAGATTACTTAAGCATCATTGTGTGGCATAAGAAGTTCATCAACGTCTTCCTTTGTGAAGGTGATTTCATCGTCTGAGACTTCGCGAACCCTCTTGCCGTGAGTCACTGATatcattgtttctgttgttgCTGAGAAAGTTACCTCAATGACCTCGCTTAATTCGAAGATCATGTTGATAGTTATCCGATGTGACCTTGCTGCCATCTTTGATGGCTCCGCTTTGTCCCGGCTTCAACCATAATTGTTTTTGGCGCGGTCACTTAAAAACTCTCTAAGATGACCATTCTTTAACAATGTCGCCACCTCCTCGTGAAGATGTCAGCAGTCCCCAGTTCTATGGCCGTGAGTCCCATGGAATTCACACCACAAACTAGGATACCTCTGGTTAGAATCCGATGGGATTGGTTTCGCAAAACCGTGCACCAATTCTACCAAGTTGAAGTTAAAGTTATAATTTGATAACCTGGGATATGCAGGATCTCAGGACCCTGGCACCTTTTTTTTTGCAACGACCTATTATTCCGGCCACGATTCAACCTTCTACTGGAAGAAAACCTATCCGATGACTTAAATCCTTTACTTCTACGCCCATCGAACCTCTCATACGGTAGAAAACGACCCCTAGAGGACCTCCGATCTACAtcaaagtcatttttaaacaTATCCTAATTTTTAGTGCTACCCCGTCCCTTGGATGACATCGAAGATCAAAGTTGGTCATCTtctatccttatctttgactcgtagaGATTGTGGACATCTGCCCATGTGGTTGCCTGGAACTCGAGCAAGCTCTCTTTCAATTTTCGGGAGGCATCAGAACTCAATGGATTGAGGCCCTTTGTGAATGCCTCTACTGCCCACTCATCCGAAATTGCTGGTAGCAGCATCCTTTCTTTCTAGAACTAGATTATGAATTCCCGCAGCAGCTCGGATTCTCCTTGCGAAATTCTGAATATTTCTACCTTTCTTGCTCCAGAGTGGTCTTTAATGAATGAATCTGCAATCATTTCGAAAGAATCGATTGAATGCTCAGGTAAGAGGgaataccatgtcagggcccCCTTCGTGAGGGTTTCACAAAACATTTTCAACAGAACCGATTGAATCTTATGTTGAGCCAAGTCATTTCCCTTCACTGTTGTGGTGTAGGTCATGATGTGCTCCTGCGAatccgaagtcccatcatactttggTACATCTGGCATTTTGAACCTCTTTGGGATCAACTCTGGTGCCGCACTTGGTTTAAACGGCAACTGCGTGTACCTTTTTGAATCCGGACTCTTCAACACCGGCGGAGCGCCCGACATCTGATCCATCCGAGCATTAAACCCCTTCACATTCTGATCCATTCACTCATTCATCTCTCTCATAAATCTCATGAGCTCAGTTTTGAATGGATCACTCAAGTTTTTATTCCCAGATACGCTACTGGTCCCTCCGGCTTCGTTGAAACCGACCTCATCCCTTAGAGTGTTATTATCGGTCCTTTGCGCCGTCTGATTTGTGGGAATGGTGGGAGGAACCAGGGTCCTTTCATTCTCATTGTTGGAGGCACCTCACATCGCCTATTGTAATTCCATCATCACACAATCTTGTCTTGAGAAGTGATCATGATTCCTCTTTGTTATTAACGGTTTCAATAACGTGTTCGTCCTCCAGATTATCAGGAGTTGGGCTCTGCAGATGCCGAGAATAGTGTCCCTCGCAAACTGGGGTAGTTTCATTCCCTTCGTTGCGGGTCTTGCTAATGGAATCATCACGCTGGGACACTTTTTCCCGTTCATCGCGTGCTCCAATGTTGTAAGCGTTGTTAACATCATTAGCTGCCATATCTAATTTTTACTGAGGAAAGAATCAAAACTTGCTAGTAACAAATGAATGGATCAAATCAATTATGCAGTTGTCTATGCCCCAcgatgggtgccaaactgtttacccataaaacgATACAGTTAATTTTATAGTatgatttatagacaagcgaataaATTTGATCTAAAAATGATAAACAAATAATAACTATAATTAGATTAACAAACAAAAGTAAATGAGATAATAAGCCCGACTCCCAACTTAGCCTTTCCGAGAACAAGAGTAAAAAACTGTTGTAAAGCTATTTAATTTGAGCGTAACAAGATAGTTATAGCTTTTTACTGCAGAATATTTCCTGTCCTACAATGGTTGTTAGTCCTTCTATTTATAGCTCCGGTTAGGGAGACAAGATCCTAaaatcaagctcctcttgaatgagaataaataCGTCATTGATGAGTGCATAACGGTTGGCTTTAAATGCAGATATTCTCTATAACAGCTGCTCATTAAATGGTTATCCGATGTCAAAACCTTCGAATCTTTATTGTCGGCTATGCTCCCTTCGGGATCCATCCGATACCGGTTTCACACTTCTCACCCGATGCCAATTATTTGTTGACTCATCTTTTGCATGTCTTTGGTTCCATGTGTCGCTTCATCATTCGACCACTTGCCATCAACCAATTTCACTCCACAAAATATGGTGTCAACTTTATCAAAACATTAGTGCCACATAGGATTGGGATTCCACCTTGGACAAATTTAATGGAGGAGGGGTATAGTTGAACCATTTAGGTAACGACAGgggtatttgtcacgacccgtaATCCTACCcttgggaccgtgatggtgcctaacatttcacttgctaggcaaaccaatatCCCAAAATCTGGAGTCacaaatacatgagcatctagatcgCTACAGATAAAGTCTGAacaaaatacaactgtttgaaactAAATAAATAGTAAAGATAGAATGGAAGGGGATTTCAGGGCTGCAGACGActtgcagctatacctcaagtctccaaaagtagctgaatccgagcagtCTCGCTATGCGCCGCTGGGATCAAcaccggtatctgcacaagaagtgcaaaagtatagcatgaatacaaccgaccccatgtactctgtaagtgccgagcctaacctcgacgaagtagtacgAGGCTATGGCAAGTCACTCACAAATAACCTatgcaaaataataataataataataataataacaggaatagaAATAAAGCAATAAACTCATATAAACATACTCGAAGGTCAACTACCAGAGAGCCCCAGAATAACAAAGTCTCaagtctcatatcacaataccGAGGATAACTCTACAATCTCAAACAATTGCAACATATTAAATTTGTTACGGCGCACAAtccaatcccaccatatcatcatctgtTCATATCATAATATCCTTATTCCGTCATATCATTTTAATACCGTTTAATACCGTTGCAGCGTGCGACCGGATCCCAAACAATTTTAAATCAATAACATAAACAACTCAACaacaatatttacaaaatatcaacaaaaacaaGGTGAAATATATAGAACAGTAAAGAACCACCAGAATAAACGGCGAATATCCAACATCTCGGAATCTCAAACTTTACCAATTCATTAGTACAGAACAGTTAAACGACTCACATAAGCAAAATAGCATAATAAAGTGcatcaaataatataaaaataataaaagcaggTAAAATATGTGACAATTAAAAtatacaattaaggcaagtagaaaCGGGTAGCAAATAAGCAGAAATCGTgtgaaaaatgaataaattaaggcaagtaataattaaatgacaagtaacaagtGTAGCATAGATGTCGAGTAAAAACACGTAACAGTTAAAGCATATAACAGGAAAGGACATGGAGTAAATGAAGACATAGAAATAAATGGCCTAATCCCGCATGGTATATCCCATAACGGCGCATATACACTCgccacctcgcatatacgctgcTTTTCCCACATAATTAatatagcaaataattcaacaagtccTAATTCTCTCACgacaaagttagacacaacacttacctctttCCACAATCAAATCAACACCCAAACACGGCCTTTCCTTTaaaattagcctccaaaccagtCAAATCTAGCCagatatagttcaaataattcaaaataagctttagaaactacccacgagtgaaaataATTCGATCTTTGATGAAATTAGAAAAAGTCAACctcgagcccgcttggtcaaaacctgagattcggaccaaaactcgattacccaaattgtaaatctcaattttacaaaatccccaaattctacctgattccctaatttctaccatgaaaaatcctatttaaaggttaaaatcaatgaGTGTTTATAGAAATGTAACAAAACAAGTTAAAATTTACTAACTaatgaagttgggatgaaaaacttcttcaaaatcgcctctaggccgagctctaactTCAAAATGATAAACAATGGTTCAAACCCTGACTTTTGGATTTAATACCTGGGCGTCAGGTGTTCATTGCGTTTGCGAAGCCcctgacgcgttcgcgaagagcagcggCCAAAAGGCTTTCGCATTCACGAGgtactcttcgcgttcacgaaggcttaACTCCCCACATGCCTTCGCATTCGTGAACCAGggcccgcattcgcgtagagtaaccGCCTGATCTTCCCCCATATCCCAcaactcttcgcgttcgcgagaggcatgtcgcattcgcgaagggtaagccccCTCTGCTTCGCATTCGTGACCAGCTTCTCGCGTTCATGATGAACAATCCGCCCCAGCCCCAAacttccccttcgcgatcgcgaagcacaacacaCCAGACACCAGAACCTGCTGTTGCACAAGTTCAAAAATGAcccgaaacctatccgaaactcatgcGAACCACTcaagctccaaaccaaacatgcacacaagtgtaataacatcatttAAACTCGCTcacgcgatcaaatcaccaaaataacatctagaaccacaaatcggacatcaaaacgcatgaaattcaatagaaaactcaagaacttcaaaaatcacaaccaagcgtctaaatcctatcaaaccaactccgaattgtactaaattttgcagacaagtttcaaatagcaaaacGGACCTATactaagtcccaaaatcaaaatctgaacgcgatagccataaagtcaatcTACGGTCAAACCTAGGAAGTTTTCAAACTTTGAAATTACTAGCTTTAGGCAAAacagtcaaatcaacctagggacctccgaatttagtTTCGGGCATAcacataagtccaaaattacaatacggacctaccagaattgtcaaaataccgatccgggaTCAACTcatgttgaccgtagtcaactcaagttgtttttaaaatcaaaaatcatattttcttcaaatttttacataaaatttgaaacatcaaatgaagctaaTGGAGGTCTCGGAACACGGAGTtaaaggctagtactcaaaatgacatATCGGATCGTCACACATAGCCTTTGAGAGTACTTACATTTCTCGAACAAGTGATCATAGGTTCAACATAGTAAACGGGCACCTTTGGCGAAGGAAATTTAAATAAGGAGTTTCGATAGATATACAtagataaatataaatataatcaaatagataaataaataatactagTAAAGTTGTTTGAAGAACTGTGATACCATTATTTTCTGTGACTCGTATAGGGTATACGTGCAGAAGTAAGCGCACGACCCATTATCCATTTTCATTGCTCTCGACTCTACGCTGAACTGTGGCGAAAAATGGTGGCATTGTTCGCTAGCGCTAATGTGTATGCACCGCTACCACTGTGGTCTTCCATTAGAAAAGAATCAAAGTATCTTTTCCATTGTCACCCAACAATTCACAGTCAACAtttctcctcctcttcttcttcttcgtcgtcgtCGTTATCAATTCAGCCCCCAACTCGTTATTTCCAAATTGTATCTTGTTATCCTCTGTCTTCTTCCCCAACGACTCGCTTCAACTTCAATCCCTCTACCAAGCTCTTTGTCAGTGGTCCGTTCTCTTTTACTATAGTTTTTTCCATTTCGTTACATTTGCTATTTCCATTTTTACTTTTTTGTTAATAATTTCATTTTGTAGGACTCTCATTTCGTACAACTGAAGAGAGCTTAAGAAATGCCTTCAAGGACTTCGGGGAGATCGTGGAAGGTGATAATATCCCTTCTTTTCTCTCATCATTTAGCAAGCAAATCTTGCTGTTGTACCCTGTGCTTACTTTGCTGTACCTTGCAATGAAGTTGCTCTCATATTGTACTCTGTGCTCACTTTCTTGCAATGAAGTTGCTCTCATATTGTACTCTGTGCTCACTTTGTTCTACCTTGCAATGAAATTGCTCTCTTCACTAACCAAAATGAGCACTCATTTGACAAATGCTGCTGTTGTACTCTGTGCTGTCTTTGTTATACCTTGCAATGCTATTGTTATCTTAACTAACCAAAATGAGCACTCATATGAcaattgttgctgttgtactcagTGCCAACTCAATTGTACCGTACAATAAAGTTTTATTCACAATAGAGTAAAACTTGCAACTAgcatattacaacaacaacaacaacaaaaaaccagtataatcctactagtggggtctggggaggttagtgtgtacgcagaccttacccctacctggggtagagaggctgtttccggtagaccctcggctctctccctccaagaactccccaccttgctcttggggtgactcgaactcacaacatcTTAGTTTATTAAAATTCCTAAAACATGTATATATTTGCAGTGAATTTGGTGATGGACAAAATTGCCAACAGACCAAGAGGATTTGCTTTCCTTCATTATGCTACGGAGGAGGAATCACAGAAAGCAATTGAGGGAATGCATGGCAAGGTAATACCAGCATTCATCCTTAGCTAAATAGAATGTAACTCTGTCATAGAACATGTTGTTCACTAAAGAATCTATTGGCATATAGTGTAAAATCTTTTCTACAAATCTTATACGTGTCGGAGTCAGCCCACAGAATGCCCGAATGAAAGACTCATATAAAATTAACTAACGCTATTGTCTAGGACCACCTTGTCTTGCTTTGGAAACATATCAAAGGTTCATTGAAACTAAGTAGCAGTAAATTTATGGAAAGCATTTGCTGTTGCACTCTTTGGTCTACTTCTTTTGAAATCGAGGTAAGGTTTTAGCATCGGTTTGACTTTTTACAATATTAAATCGGGTCAAACAACAATGGATAAACGGTGAAGGGGACCGGTAAAAAGGAGTGAGTTTTAAATTGAGCCATGTGCAGAATTAGGAGATAAAATATTATAATGATTTACCGTTTGGACCAAGAGGAAAATTTAGCCCATTTTGATAATGACAGGGTTTTATTTGACCCTTAGACCATTTTGCATAGCCCAGGGACAAATGTGGACCTTTCCTTATAATCATTCCTATCATTTTTATTGTCAAAGGTAACAAATATTTGTTATAGAACAATCTTTTTATCTCCATGTTTTCAAACACGGAAAACCCTTCTAAGTAGTGCAACCTTAAAAGAGACTTATGGCCCTCAAACAGTCTACAGACAAAAACAACTACTATGACTTAATCCCAAACAAGTTGGTGTAAGGCTCAAACAAAAGTCTACTGCTTTGTGCAAGTCCTTTTTGATGCTCTTTCACACACCTGATATGTTTAGTCATTGTACAAGGGCATAAATGATGAGACACAAGCTTGGATTAAAACTTGGGAATATACATAAGTTGCACCTTGAAGTTGTCCCCAAAACTCAATTATACACTTAAACTTTGCGGGCGGCCTTTTACCTCCCTATTCTTATTTGAAGTGGAACTAAGACCCCCATAAGTGACAAAATGGCAAAAAATGTGATGTTCGCCCACATCAGGCACGTGAAAAGCTATAAATACGCCTAATTGATAAAATTGTCTGGCAACTAGGACCATTTAAAATATGACAAGCGGAAGATGGGGTccatttattatttttccaactatgcaaaagtaaaaaatatgaggaaagaaaaagaaataagttTGACCTCTTTCCTCCTTCAACCCCCCCGCCTTTCTCTTTTTCAGTTAAGGTTTCTGGACACTTTTCCTAACAAAGTCTcaatcttttcttttttgaacaATGCATCTCTATTTGCAAGTCCCAAAGTTATTATTTATATGGAGAAAGAGCTGATGGAGCGTAAGATTCTTGAGCTGGAAAGTTTCATTGAAACTGGGTGTCTGCATTTTTCTTAAAGAAGCTTTGTGTATTTGAGGAATGTGCTTGATGtatatgattttttatttttttggtttgtaTGGTTCAAGATGAAAATCAGCCTAAGATAATTAAGCCCAAGTCATTAAACAAGAATAATTGCTTGATTTTCTTCATTAGCTTCATCGAGTGTCCACTGGCCGGAAAATCGAACTCCAGCGACCTTATTTTTTCCGGTGAAGAAGAACTCCTAAGGCTCTTTTAGCTCCTATTCACTTTTGCTGCATTGCCTTCTTTCGTCATCAAACATCTCCTCCTCCATCCCCTTCACCTTCTTCCACCTTACGCCGGTGTCCTTCCCTCTTCAACGTCGCCAAACTGCTGCATTTTACTGAAGCAAGAACTCAAACAATTCAAAGCCCACTGTGTGAGTGATAAACAAATAACTCTTTTTTGAAAGTTTTGTAGGTTTCAATTGAAATGGAAAAAAATAGTACTCCTACATGATTTTCTGAAAAGTgcgagaggaagaagaaaaaaatagtgaAAGAATTGATAGAAGAGAAAATACACGTTTCAGTGTATgtaacacacaacaacaacaaacacagtataatcccacaagtggggtttggggagggtagtgtgtacacagaccttacccctaccttatgaagatagagaggctgtttccggtagaccctcagctcaaggaacagtaaactaaatcaacaaacaatagcaacaacaaagtAATAGGTTAATGAAAGCGAATAATATAACATGTACTAATAACGAACCAGGAATAAGCAAATACAACAATAGGACTAGTTTTACTGACAAGCCTAGGAGAGACTCGGGCAACTAATCTGTCAACCTTCAACCCTAATACTCGTCCTCCACGCCTTTCTatcgagggtcatgtcctcggtaagctgaagcaGTGACATGTCCTGTCTAATCATCTCAccccagtacttcttaggcctacccctACCCTTCCTCAGATCTGccatggtcaacctctcacacctcctaaccgggacAGCTATATCTCGCCTCatcacgtgcccgaaccatctcagcttCGATTCTCACAACTTGTCCTCCACATGGGCCACTCCCACCATGTCCCTAATAATTTCGTTCCTAATCTTGTCTTTCTTGGTAtgtccacacatccatctcaacatccttattttcagctactttcatcttctggacatgggacTTCTTGACGGGCCAGCACTCAGCCCAATACAACATAGTCGGActaaccaccactctgtagaacttgccTTTAAGTCTTGGTGGCATATTTTTATCACACAAAACCCCGGATGCAGGCCTCCATTCGACACTGGCCTTTTAAAATCTAGGCATTGCTTTTCAAGGGGGTGTTAGCTCCACTTCAAACAAGAATAAGGGGTAAAAGATCGCCCTCAAAACTTTTTGAGACAACTTCAAGGTGCAATTTATGTATTTTCCCCTTTCCTGCTTTTGTCTTTTTGTCCAGCAAAATTCAATATATGTGCATACCAATGGATCAGTAACTGCTTTGAGGTCAATATATGTGGACCCATGAAGTTCCTCTTTGTATAGATGATTGGATGTTATTTATAGAGAGTCATAGTTTTATGTAGgtctctactttttggtatacccCTTGTATACGAGTTTTTATGCCCAATTTtggtcaataaaatttattgctttgttaaaaaaaaaatgtatgtATTACATATTTTTGGGGTCGAAGTTAGATGTCCCAATGGAGATATACAGTAAACAAAAAATAAGGTTGGTGACTTTATTTGTCAAGTGGATGCCTGACAAGTTCAGACATTAGATACAGATCTTGGTGCAGGTTTAGCCAATTTTCATATGGCTTCCCGTCATTTATTGTTTGATAGATTGATAAATGAACGCTATTAGTTCTTCAGAATAGATAACAACCCTACATCTACATTAGCAGATAGAGGATTTTGTGTGCGTGGAAGATCAGCTACTGGTCATCCGTGAAGCAAGTCATCTTTATGTCACA from Nicotiana tabacum cultivar K326 chromosome 24, ASM71507v2, whole genome shotgun sequence includes:
- the LOC107773500 gene encoding organelle RRM domain-containing protein 2, mitochondrial isoform X1 encodes the protein MVALFASANVYAPLPLWSSIRKESKYLFHCHPTIHSQHFSSSSSSSSSSLSIQPPTRYFQIVSCYPLSSSPTTRFNFNPSTKLFVSGLSFRTTEESLRNAFKDFGEIVEVNLVMDKIANRPRGFAFLHYATEEESQKAIEGMHGKDHLVLLWKHIKGSLKLSSSKFMESICCCTLWSTSFEIEFLDGRVIFVEVAKPRSELRRGPNQNKRQ
- the LOC107773500 gene encoding organelle RRM domain-containing protein 6, chloroplastic isoform X2, whose translation is MVALFASANVYAPLPLWSSIRKESKYLFHCHPTIHSQHFSSSSSSSSSSLSIQPPTRYFQIVSCYPLSSSPTTRFNFNPSTKLFVSGLSFRTTEESLRNAFKDFGEIVEVNLVMDKIANRPRGFAFLHYATEEESQKAIEGMHGKFLDGRVIFVEVAKPRSELRRGPNQNKRQ